In Sandaracinaceae bacterium, the following are encoded in one genomic region:
- a CDS encoding VOC family protein: protein MADVVLGRAAPTIPVRDMARARRFYEEAFGLATTFANGDGYAVLKKDAAEVHLSRCSDPAPRSQNVMHLIVSDAEAVCGAARAAGGEIVEALRDAPWGMRTFVVRDPDGHTIDVGQPLEE, encoded by the coding sequence ATGGCCGACGTGGTCCTCGGGCGAGCCGCGCCCACCATCCCCGTCCGCGACATGGCGCGCGCGCGACGCTTCTACGAGGAGGCGTTCGGGCTCGCGACGACCTTCGCCAACGGCGACGGATACGCGGTGCTGAAGAAGGACGCGGCCGAGGTGCACCTCTCACGATGCTCGGATCCCGCGCCGCGCTCGCAGAACGTGATGCACCTGATCGTCAGCGACGCCGAGGCGGTCTGCGGCGCGGCCCGCGCGGCGGGCGGCGAGATCGTCGAGGCGCTGCGCGACGCGCCCTGGGGCATGCGGACCTTCGTGGTGAGGGATCCGGACGGTCACACCATCGACGTCGGCCAGCCGCTGGAGGAGTGA
- a CDS encoding protein kinase: protein MTQSVGRYALESQIAKGALGTLWRARARGDGGFSRPVAVRTLPSELANDRRFVGTWSAIASELIELGCPHVEQVLDLVIDDGTHFVTEWVEGLSVAEWMARHDGPVPWQLAVEIAIEALRGLAIAHHARLTHDGISPHAIRIARDGSIKLTRFGAAAALAASGAGRRAMESHGLRHPAPELVEGEGATPATDLFGVGCLLFEVIAGRPAHDAPAGPERDAQLARLAPDLSTLRPDAPPLLVATIERAMQVDPGARQLSAEALIDALSALARTEPELVGPETLGRSVRALLERPVDAPPHEVLHDAAGGPAALAASIRGMVSESKPKKPRGLSAQRTMHVDAEELSELIGDAGDGLEAQRLESNPPPASEADTAAPDEEEPASEEPGDDETPKRYTFERKGRSATAKASAQRGLKPVTSEAEPLPLTRKSRPQGLTPAKTEFLDEDQVDALTIAGAKKTAAEKTAAKGQAAKPRGLSPAKTEFLDEDQVDSLKIDD from the coding sequence ATGACGCAATCCGTCGGACGCTATGCGCTCGAATCGCAGATCGCCAAAGGCGCCCTCGGGACGCTGTGGCGCGCTCGCGCGCGAGGCGACGGTGGCTTCAGCCGCCCCGTCGCCGTGCGCACCTTGCCGAGCGAGCTCGCCAACGACCGGCGCTTCGTGGGGACCTGGTCCGCCATCGCGTCGGAGCTGATCGAGCTGGGCTGTCCACACGTCGAGCAGGTGCTCGACCTGGTGATCGATGACGGCACGCACTTCGTGACGGAGTGGGTGGAGGGGCTCTCGGTCGCCGAGTGGATGGCGCGGCACGACGGTCCGGTGCCGTGGCAGCTCGCGGTGGAGATCGCGATCGAGGCGCTGCGCGGGCTCGCCATCGCGCACCACGCCCGCCTCACGCACGACGGCATCTCTCCCCACGCGATCCGCATCGCCCGCGACGGCTCCATCAAGCTCACCCGCTTCGGCGCGGCGGCCGCGCTCGCCGCGTCCGGCGCGGGCCGTCGCGCGATGGAGAGCCACGGGCTCCGGCACCCCGCGCCCGAGCTGGTCGAGGGGGAAGGGGCCACGCCGGCCACGGATCTCTTCGGGGTAGGCTGCCTCCTGTTCGAGGTCATCGCGGGCCGCCCCGCCCACGACGCGCCCGCCGGCCCCGAGCGCGACGCGCAGCTCGCGCGGCTCGCGCCCGACCTGTCCACGCTCCGGCCCGACGCGCCCCCGCTCCTCGTCGCCACGATCGAGCGCGCCATGCAAGTGGACCCGGGCGCGCGGCAGCTCTCGGCCGAGGCGCTGATCGACGCGCTCTCCGCGCTGGCGAGGACGGAGCCCGAGCTCGTGGGACCGGAGACGCTGGGACGCTCCGTGCGCGCGCTGCTCGAGCGTCCGGTGGACGCTCCGCCACACGAGGTGCTGCACGACGCGGCGGGCGGACCGGCCGCCCTGGCCGCGTCCATCCGCGGCATGGTCTCCGAGTCCAAGCCCAAGAAGCCGCGCGGTCTGTCCGCACAGCGCACGATGCACGTGGACGCGGAGGAGCTGAGCGAGCTGATCGGCGACGCGGGCGACGGGCTCGAGGCGCAGCGGCTCGAGTCCAACCCGCCGCCGGCGAGTGAGGCTGACACGGCCGCTCCCGACGAGGAGGAGCCGGCGTCCGAGGAGCCCGGGGACGACGAGACGCCCAAGCGCTACACGTTCGAGCGCAAGGGGCGCAGCGCGACCGCCAAGGCGTCCGCGCAGCGCGGCCTGAAGCCCGTCACGAGCGAGGCGGAGCCGCTCCCGCTCACCCGCAAGTCACGGCCGCAGGGGCTCACTCCGGCGAAGACGGAGTTCCTCGACGAAGACCAGGTGGACGCGCTCACCATCGCGGGCGCGAAGAAGACGGCCGCGGAGAAGACGGCCGCGAAGGGACAGGCCGCCAAGCCGCGGGGTCTCTCTCCGGCCAAGACCGAGTTCCTCGACGAGGATCAGGTCGACTCGCTGAAGATCGACGACTGA
- a CDS encoding serine/threonine-protein kinase, whose protein sequence is MGEPSVQGPSGETPLGPKLPLKLGRFTLCEELGAGGMATVYLARMELAAGIERLVALKTIHPHLAKEPPFVDMFLDEARIASHVTHPNVCSTHDFGEVDGVYYLAMEYLLGEPLFDVINRLVERFDDIQEVLPYLAARIIADACEGLHAAHTSRGPGGERLHIVHRDVSPQNLFMTYDGSVKVVDFGCAKAAERVAHTSTGVMKGKVGYAAPEQLKSDRSVDARADVWALGVCLWETLTLSPLFTRDTAVSTAMSVLQDDIERADDGRDWVPKEIADIVERCLERDKEKRFDSARDLGRALRHFIANSGYTLESAELAEWMDFLFEEQHDERAAMAKRVREMDLSEVSRGPLYEVTASDVELLDAAPVPLEAEPYDSDEDMAFGGVVEASGPIARSARTSIESPDGGAPPKKKRSRLWLWATLAVLLLGGLYWVQLYYEPAPWVLEVLGVETDDAAPRSEGTSEGRGESDEAAAGEAQAAEAQAAQAQAAQAQAAEAQAAQAQAAEAQAAEAQAAEAQAAEAQAAEAQAEADTSGRGAGNDGASDGRRGASRSGRSGRRGGSTTTVVSGGGTTTYGTQTGTDTGGGSATPPTPRAATGGVSISAHGGGWADVFVGGRRLGRTPVRTELPEGRHRLRILPFGHEPGETVTVNIEAGLEETLVLELTDPGQ, encoded by the coding sequence ATGGGTGAGCCGTCGGTACAGGGCCCTTCGGGGGAGACCCCACTGGGGCCCAAGCTCCCGCTGAAGCTCGGCCGCTTCACCCTCTGTGAGGAGCTGGGCGCCGGCGGCATGGCCACCGTCTACCTGGCGCGCATGGAGCTGGCGGCCGGCATCGAGCGGCTCGTCGCGCTCAAGACGATCCACCCGCACCTCGCCAAGGAGCCGCCCTTCGTCGACATGTTCCTCGACGAGGCGCGCATCGCCTCGCACGTCACGCACCCGAACGTCTGCTCCACGCACGACTTCGGCGAGGTCGACGGCGTCTACTACCTCGCGATGGAGTACCTCCTCGGCGAGCCGCTCTTCGACGTGATCAACCGGCTCGTCGAGCGCTTCGACGACATCCAGGAGGTGCTGCCCTACCTCGCGGCGCGCATCATCGCCGACGCGTGCGAGGGCCTGCACGCGGCCCACACCTCGCGCGGCCCCGGCGGCGAGCGGCTCCACATCGTGCACCGCGACGTGTCGCCGCAGAACCTCTTCATGACCTACGACGGCTCGGTGAAGGTGGTCGACTTCGGCTGCGCCAAGGCGGCCGAGCGGGTGGCGCACACGTCGACCGGGGTGATGAAGGGCAAGGTCGGCTACGCGGCGCCCGAGCAGCTCAAGAGCGATCGCTCCGTCGACGCGCGGGCCGACGTCTGGGCGCTGGGCGTGTGCCTCTGGGAGACCCTCACCCTCAGCCCTCTGTTCACCCGCGACACGGCGGTGAGCACGGCGATGAGCGTGCTGCAGGACGACATCGAGCGCGCCGACGACGGCCGCGACTGGGTGCCGAAGGAGATCGCCGACATCGTCGAGCGCTGCCTCGAGCGGGACAAGGAGAAGCGGTTCGACTCGGCCCGCGACCTCGGCCGGGCGCTCCGCCACTTCATCGCCAACAGCGGCTACACGCTCGAGTCCGCGGAGCTCGCCGAGTGGATGGACTTCCTCTTCGAGGAGCAGCACGACGAGCGCGCCGCGATGGCGAAGCGCGTGCGCGAGATGGACCTGTCCGAGGTCTCGCGCGGGCCGCTCTACGAGGTGACCGCGTCGGACGTGGAGCTGCTCGACGCGGCGCCCGTGCCCCTCGAGGCCGAGCCCTACGACTCGGACGAGGACATGGCGTTCGGCGGGGTGGTCGAGGCCTCGGGGCCGATCGCGCGCAGCGCCCGCACCAGCATCGAGTCCCCGGACGGCGGGGCGCCGCCGAAGAAGAAGCGGTCACGGCTCTGGCTCTGGGCGACGCTCGCGGTCCTGCTGCTGGGTGGGCTCTACTGGGTGCAGCTCTACTACGAGCCCGCGCCCTGGGTGCTCGAGGTCCTCGGGGTCGAGACGGACGACGCGGCGCCGCGGAGCGAAGGGACGAGCGAGGGGCGGGGCGAGTCGGACGAAGCCGCCGCGGGCGAAGCGCAGGCCGCAGAGGCGCAGGCCGCACAAGCGCAGGCCGCACAAGCGCAGGCCGCAGAGGCGCAGGCCGCACAAGCGCAGGCCGCAGAAGCGCAGGCCGCGGAGGCGCAGGCCGCGGAGGCGCAGGCCGCAGAGGCGCAGGCCGCGGAAGCGCAGGCCGAAGCCGACACGTCGGGTCGCGGCGCAGGGAACGACGGCGCGTCGGACGGGCGTCGTGGCGCGAGCCGCTCGGGCCGCAGCGGGCGGCGCGGCGGCTCCACCACCACCGTCGTCTCGGGCGGCGGCACGACGACCTACGGGACGCAGACGGGGACCGACACCGGCGGCGGCTCGGCGACGCCGCCGACCCCGCGCGCGGCCACGGGTGGCGTCTCCATCAGCGCGCACGGCGGCGGCTGGGCCGACGTCTTCGTGGGCGGTCGCCGCCTCGGGCGCACCCCCGTCCGCACGGAGCTGCCCGAGGGCCGTCACCGGCTGCGCATCCTGCCTTTCGGTCACGAGCCGGGCGAGACGGTCACGGTGAACATCGAGGCCGGGCTCGAGGAGACGCTGGTGCTCGAGCTGACCGATCCCGGCCAGTGA
- a CDS encoding GNAT family N-acetyltransferase, producing the protein MTPVAERVRFARLAEPALDALHELARDPHVRRYLLDGEQVSRAWCDAILEASDALHDTTGLALYLVERDGAPIGFAGFHVFDDVSPEPQLLYALLEAHTGCGLATEIAEALVTHAFSLGRGRVEAAVDAPNVASIRVLEKVGFARMERTVPGAFGDTLLFELHSRKR; encoded by the coding sequence ATGACGCCGGTGGCCGAACGCGTGCGCTTCGCGCGCTTGGCGGAGCCTGCCCTCGATGCGCTGCACGAGCTCGCGCGCGATCCGCACGTGCGCCGCTACTTGTTGGACGGCGAGCAGGTCTCGCGGGCGTGGTGCGACGCCATCCTCGAGGCGAGCGACGCGCTGCATGACACGACCGGGCTCGCGCTCTACCTCGTGGAGCGCGACGGCGCGCCGATCGGCTTCGCCGGCTTTCACGTCTTCGACGACGTGAGCCCCGAGCCGCAGCTGCTCTACGCGCTCCTCGAAGCGCACACCGGGTGTGGGCTCGCCACCGAGATCGCCGAGGCGCTCGTCACGCACGCGTTCTCCCTCGGGCGGGGGCGCGTGGAGGCCGCGGTCGACGCGCCCAACGTCGCGTCCATCCGCGTGCTCGAGAAGGTCGGCTTCGCGCGCATGGAGCGGACCGTGCCCGGCGCGTTCGGCGACACGCTCCTGTTCGAGCTGCATTCGCGCAAGCGATGA
- a CDS encoding 4'-phosphopantetheinyl transferase superfamily protein codes for MSFSELPDLFDDDVVVLSAPVDEGHIAELTAAERAAVARASIKRQREFATARVLARAGLARLGIEGFELLNREDRAPIWPDGIAGSISHCDTRAFVAVADRAMVGTVGVDVEHRDELARRLWRHTMLPEEIAWLDTRAEVERGRLALALFSAKEALYKAQYPWSETFMGFHALRVALHPEDRRIDCIFQREVGPFPEGTVVHGRFTETATGELVAGVHIGSGVARPDQLSARADDP; via the coding sequence GTGTCCTTCAGTGAGCTGCCCGATCTCTTCGACGACGACGTGGTCGTGCTGAGCGCGCCCGTCGACGAGGGTCACATCGCGGAGCTGACCGCGGCCGAGCGAGCGGCGGTGGCCAGGGCGTCGATCAAGCGCCAGCGCGAGTTCGCCACCGCCCGGGTGCTCGCGCGCGCCGGGCTGGCCCGCCTGGGCATCGAGGGCTTCGAGCTGCTCAACCGCGAGGACCGCGCGCCGATCTGGCCAGACGGAATCGCGGGCAGCATCTCGCACTGCGACACCCGGGCCTTCGTGGCCGTGGCGGACCGGGCGATGGTGGGCACCGTCGGCGTGGACGTCGAGCACCGCGACGAGCTGGCCCGGCGGCTCTGGCGGCACACGATGCTGCCGGAGGAGATCGCCTGGCTCGACACGCGCGCGGAGGTGGAGCGAGGCCGGCTCGCGCTCGCGCTCTTCAGCGCGAAAGAGGCGCTCTACAAGGCGCAGTATCCATGGTCGGAGACGTTCATGGGGTTCCACGCCCTGCGGGTCGCCCTGCACCCCGAGGACCGGCGCATCGACTGCATCTTCCAGCGCGAGGTGGGCCCGTTCCCCGAGGGCACCGTGGTGCACGGCCGCTTCACCGAGACGGCCACCGGGGAGCTGGTGGCCGGCGTTCACATCGGATCGGGCGTGGCGCGACCGGACCAGCTGTCGGCCCGAGCCGACGACCCGTAG
- a CDS encoding serine/threonine-protein kinase has protein sequence MGTVTETRDETFAFYRCHVCGLPHEHVDGVKRQCSFGSDAAELSDAGPPGRRVLGERYRVERTVGEGAAGIVYECTDLRLDRLVAVKLGPPLEASVPQHQRFLREARTMAEVSDPGTIVVYDFGVLSDTGQAFIAMELLHGETLWERMTRPMPLSVVRDIVAEILLVLGAFHARGVVHRDIKPDNVFLSDANPGEITVKILDFGLARHADERDKVSAGNEVLGTPVYMAPEQVWGGSEIDRRTDLFAVGSVLFEMLTGQEPLEVRAAEPLLTFLRRAGTQPRRSLASLRPDLPEELAGVVATAMSLDPKDRFPDARVFLRAFIDALGGDESLTDSSSWRIS, from the coding sequence ATGGGCACGGTGACGGAGACACGGGACGAGACCTTCGCGTTCTATCGCTGCCACGTGTGCGGGCTCCCCCACGAGCACGTCGACGGCGTGAAGCGGCAGTGCAGCTTCGGCTCCGACGCGGCCGAGCTGTCCGACGCGGGCCCCCCGGGCCGACGCGTGCTGGGCGAGCGCTACCGGGTCGAGCGCACGGTGGGCGAGGGCGCGGCCGGGATCGTCTACGAATGCACCGACCTCCGGCTCGACCGCCTCGTCGCGGTGAAGCTCGGCCCGCCCCTCGAGGCCAGCGTCCCCCAGCATCAGCGCTTCCTGCGCGAGGCGCGCACCATGGCCGAGGTGAGCGATCCCGGGACGATCGTCGTGTACGACTTCGGCGTGCTGAGCGACACCGGCCAGGCCTTCATCGCGATGGAGCTGCTGCACGGCGAGACCCTCTGGGAGCGCATGACCCGGCCGATGCCGCTCTCGGTCGTGCGTGACATCGTCGCGGAGATCCTCCTCGTGCTCGGCGCGTTCCACGCGCGCGGCGTCGTGCACCGCGACATCAAACCCGACAACGTCTTCCTCAGCGACGCCAACCCCGGCGAGATCACGGTGAAGATCCTCGACTTCGGCCTCGCGCGCCACGCGGACGAGCGCGACAAGGTCAGCGCTGGCAACGAGGTCCTGGGCACCCCGGTCTACATGGCCCCCGAGCAGGTGTGGGGCGGCAGCGAGATCGACAGGCGCACGGATCTCTTCGCGGTGGGGAGCGTGCTCTTCGAGATGCTGACGGGCCAGGAGCCCCTCGAGGTCCGCGCGGCCGAGCCGCTGCTCACCTTCCTCCGACGCGCGGGGACGCAGCCGCGCCGGAGCCTCGCGTCTCTTCGCCCCGACCTGCCGGAGGAGCTCGCCGGGGTCGTCGCCACCGCGATGAGCCTCGACCCGAAGGATCGCTTCCCCGACGCGCGCGTCTTCCTCCGTGCGTTCATCGACGCGCTCGGTGGCGACGAGAGCCTCACGGACTCCTCGAGCTGGCGCATCAGCTGA
- a CDS encoding cytochrome c peroxidase — protein sequence MRNTPIALLALALVACTSSDLRERMDAAGVFSPSRTDAGRERVVELGRLLFFDRELSGNRNTACASCHMPFHHAQDELSLGRGQGASGLGHARTGGPGLPRNTIAPFNRSFADSLLWDGRVERLPDGSIRAPVPLPEGVDTLLEAQALLPLLDREEMRGEVGDRDVRGAENELAAFGDDAPEAIWAAVMARLMALPDYRRFFADAFPGTPEGEHDISHAVEAIARFEMHLWELTDTPFDAYLGSEHREPIEEALQGDALAGADLFFGDAGCDRCHSGPLLSDDAFHNIGVPHVGPGKERGLDEGRFLVTRDPLDRFAFRTPPLRNVAMTAPYMHNGSVVGLEAAIRVHLDPRSALAGPALGPDGVHVEVDPAVSAEIAQTLDADAAPLRPLVDAEIAQLVAFLQQLTSETELRIFPGAGEPASVPSGLEVDRVID from the coding sequence ATGCGCAACACACCGATCGCGCTCTTGGCGCTGGCGCTCGTGGCGTGCACGAGCTCGGATCTTCGCGAACGAATGGACGCGGCGGGGGTCTTCTCGCCGAGCCGGACGGACGCGGGGCGCGAGCGGGTGGTCGAGCTCGGCCGGCTCCTCTTCTTCGACCGGGAGCTCTCGGGCAATCGCAACACCGCCTGCGCCTCCTGTCACATGCCCTTCCACCACGCCCAAGACGAGCTCTCCCTGGGCAGAGGGCAAGGCGCCTCGGGCCTGGGCCACGCGCGCACGGGCGGCCCCGGGCTCCCGCGCAACACCATCGCGCCCTTCAACCGGAGCTTCGCCGACAGCCTCCTCTGGGACGGCCGCGTGGAGCGCCTCCCGGATGGCTCCATCCGGGCGCCCGTGCCGCTGCCCGAGGGCGTCGACACGCTGCTCGAAGCGCAAGCGCTGTTGCCTTTGCTCGACCGCGAGGAGATGCGGGGCGAGGTGGGCGATCGAGACGTGCGCGGGGCGGAGAACGAGCTGGCGGCCTTCGGCGACGACGCGCCCGAGGCGATCTGGGCCGCGGTCATGGCCCGACTCATGGCGCTGCCCGACTACCGCCGGTTCTTCGCCGACGCCTTCCCGGGCACACCCGAGGGCGAGCACGACATCTCTCACGCCGTCGAGGCCATCGCGCGCTTCGAGATGCACCTCTGGGAGCTGACCGACACGCCGTTCGACGCCTACCTCGGGTCGGAGCATCGTGAGCCCATCGAAGAGGCCCTGCAGGGAGACGCGCTCGCGGGCGCCGACCTCTTCTTCGGAGACGCGGGCTGCGACCGCTGCCACTCCGGGCCGCTGCTCAGCGACGACGCCTTCCACAACATCGGCGTGCCTCACGTGGGCCCGGGCAAGGAGCGCGGCCTCGACGAGGGTCGGTTCCTGGTCACGCGCGACCCGCTGGATCGCTTCGCGTTCCGCACGCCCCCGCTCCGCAACGTCGCGATGACCGCGCCGTACATGCACAACGGCAGCGTGGTCGGGCTGGAGGCGGCCATCCGCGTTCACCTCGATCCGCGGAGCGCGCTGGCGGGCCCCGCGCTGGGTCCGGACGGCGTGCACGTAGAGGTCGACCCCGCCGTGTCCGCGGAGATCGCGCAGACCCTCGATGCCGACGCGGCGCCGCTGCGCCCGCTCGTCGACGCGGAGATCGCGCAGCTCGTCGCGTTCCTGCAGCAGCTGACCTCCGAGACCGAGCTCCGCATCTTCCCGGGCGCGGGGGAGCCGGCGTCGGTGCCCAGCGGGCTCGAGGTCGACCGGGTGATCGATTGA
- a CDS encoding RsmB/NOP family class I SAM-dependent RNA methyltransferase, producing MSERAADVRERYRELVSDGPAFMESLLTALPSVIWPQPERIDRAGLAALFEARSEPVAWTSDALRLEGVDRPGKHWGHWTGLYYVQEEASILPARLLDAKPGERVLDLCAAPGSKTARLGFALENRGTIVANDRKATRHAATSASLARLGLANVTTTVADGSTLPDAIGTWDCVLVDAPCTAEGNLGPRTRESGDYRTFIAGVQEALLRRALELCRPGGRVVYSTCTFAPEENEAVLDAALRAFEDVDVAEVEIDGLRTSPGIDAWRGRTFDPRVRRALRLWPHESGTGGFFAALLHKAGDGVAEGGVPVMTRAEPALASAAVQEMVTRYGVPEEAFAGLHLLARGRYARLVPSDHLMPAAAEHVASGLELARNRPRGKIATAAALRFGREATRQIIDLDLDRARAYLARERVPLRPSDRERSAGGYVIVRHGPHALGMALDRGDHLESEFPSAWR from the coding sequence ATGAGCGAGCGCGCGGCCGACGTACGTGAACGCTACCGCGAGCTGGTCTCGGACGGGCCCGCGTTCATGGAGAGCCTCCTCACCGCGCTGCCCTCCGTGATCTGGCCGCAGCCCGAGCGCATCGACCGCGCGGGCCTCGCCGCCCTCTTCGAGGCGCGCAGCGAGCCGGTCGCGTGGACCTCCGACGCGCTGCGCCTCGAGGGCGTGGACCGCCCGGGCAAGCACTGGGGGCACTGGACCGGCCTCTACTACGTGCAGGAGGAGGCCTCGATCCTGCCCGCGCGCCTGCTGGACGCGAAGCCGGGTGAGCGGGTGCTCGACCTCTGCGCCGCGCCGGGCAGCAAGACCGCGCGCCTCGGGTTCGCGCTCGAGAACCGCGGGACGATCGTGGCGAACGACCGCAAGGCGACGCGACACGCCGCCACCAGCGCCAGCCTCGCGCGGCTCGGCCTCGCGAACGTCACCACGACCGTGGCGGACGGCTCGACCCTCCCCGACGCGATCGGCACCTGGGACTGCGTGCTCGTCGACGCGCCCTGCACGGCGGAGGGCAACCTCGGCCCGCGCACGCGGGAGTCGGGGGACTACCGCACGTTCATCGCGGGCGTGCAGGAGGCGCTGCTTCGCCGCGCGCTCGAGCTCTGCCGCCCGGGCGGCCGCGTCGTCTACTCGACGTGCACGTTCGCGCCGGAGGAGAACGAGGCCGTGCTCGACGCGGCGCTGAGGGCGTTCGAGGACGTCGACGTGGCCGAGGTGGAGATCGACGGCCTGCGGACCTCGCCGGGGATCGACGCGTGGCGGGGGCGGACCTTCGACCCGCGCGTGCGACGCGCGCTCCGGCTCTGGCCGCACGAGAGCGGCACGGGGGGCTTCTTCGCCGCGCTCCTCCACAAGGCGGGGGACGGCGTGGCCGAGGGCGGCGTGCCCGTCATGACCCGCGCCGAGCCCGCCCTCGCGTCGGCGGCGGTGCAGGAGATGGTCACGCGGTACGGCGTGCCGGAGGAGGCGTTCGCGGGGCTGCACCTGCTCGCGCGCGGTCGCTACGCCCGCCTCGTCCCGAGCGATCATCTCATGCCCGCGGCCGCCGAACACGTCGCGAGCGGCCTGGAGCTCGCCCGCAACCGGCCGCGCGGCAAGATCGCCACCGCGGCCGCGCTGCGCTTCGGTCGCGAGGCCACGCGCCAGATCATCGACCTCGACCTCGACCGCGCGCGCGCCTATCTCGCGCGTGAGCGGGTCCCGCTGCGCCCCTCCGACCGGGAGCGCAGCGCGGGAGGCTACGTCATCGTGCGTCACGGGCCGCACGCCCTGGGCATGGCCCTCGACCGCGGCGATCACCTCGAGAGCGAGTTCCCGTCCGCCTGGCGCTGA
- a CDS encoding peptidoglycan-binding protein, with protein sequence MSETLKKGAKGDAVEALQGKLQQLGFDVKPDGIFGPNTAQAVEELQTAFGYDVDGIVGEGTRSLVDAQVGYGWNVQKGDAIKSALQAQGKQTDKGSLAGAELKRNLKQGADGADVKYLQRRLQVLGFDVKADGQFGEGTDQAVKKLQTAFGYTIDGIVGPGTHKLINAQIGHGWSAKAPSKEQPAAKA encoded by the coding sequence ATGAGTGAGACACTGAAGAAGGGTGCGAAGGGGGACGCGGTCGAAGCGCTCCAGGGCAAGCTCCAGCAGCTCGGCTTCGACGTGAAGCCGGACGGGATTTTCGGGCCGAACACCGCGCAGGCCGTCGAGGAGCTCCAGACCGCGTTCGGCTACGACGTCGACGGCATCGTCGGCGAGGGCACCCGCTCGCTGGTCGACGCGCAGGTGGGCTACGGCTGGAACGTGCAGAAGGGGGACGCGATCAAGAGCGCGCTCCAGGCCCAGGGCAAGCAGACCGACAAGGGCTCGCTCGCGGGGGCCGAGCTGAAGCGCAACCTGAAGCAGGGCGCGGACGGCGCGGACGTGAAGTACCTCCAGCGTCGCCTCCAGGTCCTCGGCTTCGACGTGAAGGCCGACGGCCAGTTCGGGGAGGGCACCGATCAGGCGGTGAAGAAGCTGCAGACCGCGTTCGGCTACACCATCGACGGCATCGTCGGGCCGGGCACGCACAAGCTCATCAACGCCCAGATCGGCCACGGATGGAGCGCGAAGGCCCCCTCGAAGGAGCAGCCCGCGGCCAAGGCGTGA
- a CDS encoding C69 family dipeptidase, whose product MCDTLVALPDATAEGVTLFAKNSDRHPLEAQAVEIVDAAEHAPGSAVRCTYLTIPQARRTRRALLSRPFWMWGAEMGVNEDGVAIGNEAIFTREPHTRGPALTGMDLVRLGLERASSAEEALEVIVALLEKHGQGGDCGYRGELRYHNSFLIADRRDAWVLETAGRWWVAERVRGVRSLSNAPTVAGAGERRADGLEAHARRRWGAGSLDFASDAADRLYTTFAAGRARCARSMGYLRAREGELREEMLMGFLRSHAAEPYEPARGWLGADVCMHAGVGPVRVAHTTGSLVVRLGEEITAWVTGTSTPCTSIFVPVWLDRALPEPMRRAPGAEPDDSWWWRHQPLAVSVQRDHATRLGVYAAERDALEQAFLRDARAGERDAESFAARADEARTLWRARVAETPPARRPRLFDLAWRLRLPGVRGG is encoded by the coding sequence ATGTGCGACACGCTCGTGGCGTTGCCGGACGCGACGGCGGAGGGCGTGACGCTCTTCGCGAAGAACAGCGACCGGCACCCGCTCGAAGCGCAGGCGGTGGAGATCGTCGACGCGGCCGAGCACGCCCCGGGCAGCGCCGTGCGATGCACCTACCTGACCATCCCGCAGGCGCGGCGCACGCGGCGGGCGCTGCTCTCGCGCCCGTTCTGGATGTGGGGCGCGGAGATGGGGGTCAACGAGGACGGCGTCGCGATCGGGAACGAGGCGATCTTCACCCGCGAGCCGCACACGCGGGGGCCCGCGCTGACGGGCATGGATCTGGTCCGCCTGGGTCTCGAGCGAGCCTCGAGCGCGGAGGAGGCGCTCGAGGTCATCGTCGCGCTGCTCGAGAAGCACGGCCAGGGCGGCGACTGCGGCTACCGCGGCGAGCTGCGCTATCACAACTCGTTTTTGATCGCGGACCGGCGTGACGCGTGGGTGCTCGAGACCGCGGGGCGGTGGTGGGTCGCGGAGCGCGTGCGCGGCGTGCGCAGCCTGTCCAACGCGCCGACCGTGGCCGGGGCGGGCGAGCGGCGGGCGGACGGGCTGGAGGCGCACGCGCGGCGACGCTGGGGTGCGGGCTCCCTCGACTTCGCCTCCGACGCCGCCGACCGGCTCTACACGACCTTCGCGGCGGGTCGTGCGCGCTGCGCGCGGAGCATGGGCTACCTGCGAGCGCGCGAGGGGGAGCTTCGGGAGGAGATGCTGATGGGCTTCCTGCGCAGCCACGCCGCCGAGCCCTACGAGCCGGCCCGCGGGTGGCTCGGCGCGGACGTGTGCATGCACGCCGGCGTGGGCCCCGTCCGCGTGGCCCACACGACCGGCTCGCTGGTCGTGCGGCTGGGCGAGGAGATCACCGCGTGGGTCACGGGGACCTCCACGCCGTGCACGTCCATCTTCGTCCCCGTGTGGCTCGACCGAGCGCTCCCCGAGCCGATGCGGCGCGCGCCCGGCGCGGAGCCCGACGACAGCTGGTGGTGGCGACACCAGCCCCTCGCGGTCTCGGTGCAGCGCGACCACGCGACGCGCCTCGGCGTGTACGCGGCGGAGCGCGACGCGCTCGAGCAGGCCTTCCTGCGAGACGCGCGCGCGGGCGAGCGAGACGCGGAGTCGTTCGCGGCGCGCGCCGACGAGGCCCGCACCCTCTGGCGTGCGCGCGTGGCCGAGACGCCTCCCGCCCGCCGCCCGCGGCTCTTCGATCTCGCGTGGCGCCTCCGTCTACCCGGAGTCCGAGGCGGGTAG